In Amaranthus tricolor cultivar Red isolate AtriRed21 chromosome 5, ASM2621246v1, whole genome shotgun sequence, a genomic segment contains:
- the LOC130813987 gene encoding pectinesterase-like — translation MNVTTKTKLIKILIPTSITFIIILLIPKPTFETSTKSHHIHTQNHLQLAESHCDGTLYPDLCISTISSIPHFHKKSLTEILQDIIRVTEAEVRASEHNVSDIESGNRHSLTRLQHYAVKDCLELLGDTIDELETVLDDLAGQCGPTRNFTDIGTYLSAAMTNQYTCLEGFAGGSSRTLRKFIQNGLFHISQHVSNSLAILKKISGTNHCKNKNHGSLSNNDDDLEDVNGLDRVGFPGWMKRKDRRLLQSAPPSAAGNGSSIPVDLVVAKDGSGNFSSIEEAVSAAPNRSRTRFVIYIKSGVYFENVEVERLKSNIMFLGDGIGKTIIKANRNVVDGYTTFRSATLAVVGPGFIAKGITVENTAGPTKHQAVALRSNSDLSAFYQCSFLGYQDTLYPHSLRQFYRECDIYGTIDFVFGNAAVVLQNCNLYAREPLPRQKNIYTAQGREDPNQNTGISILNCKVTAAADLAANKTAYKTYLGRPWKEYSRTVFMLSNIDDVVDPAGWLEWDGDFALNTLFYGEYMNRGPGSNTSARVSWPGYRVITNASDASKFTVENLISGGEWLPSYGIPYYPNLTEN, via the exons ATGAACGTAACAACAAAAACCAagctaattaaaatattaataccaacttcaataaccTTCATCATAATTTTACTTATACCAAAACCCACATTCGAAACCTCTACAAAATCTCACCATATCCATACCCAAAACCATCTCCAATTAGCAGAATCCCATTGTGATGGCACACTTTACCCTGACCTTTGCATCTCCACCATCTCCTCCATTCCCCATTTTCACAAAAAATCCCTAACTGAAATCTTGCAAGACATCATCCGAGTCACCGAAGCCGAAGTTCGGGCTTCTGAACACAATGTATCCGATATTGAATCCGGAAACCGGCATAGTTTGACCCGTTTACAACATTATGCTGTTAAAGATTGCTTGGAGCTTTTGGGTGATACTATAGATGAGCTTGAAACTGTTCTTGATGATTTAGCGGGTCAGTGTGGCCCGACCCGTAATTTCACCGACATTGGTACTTATTTGAGTGCAGCCATGACAAATCAGTATACCTGTCTTGAAGGGTTTGCGGGCGGGTCGAGTCGGACTTTAAGGAAGTTTATCCAAAATGGGTTGTTTCACATTTCCCAACATGTTAGCAACTCATTagcaattttaaagaaaataagtgGGACCAAccattgtaaaaataaaaatcatgggagtttatcaaataatgatgatgatttagaaGATGTAAATGGATTGGATCGGGTCGGGTTTCCGGGTTGGATGAAGAGGAAGGATAGGCGGCTGTTACAATCAGCGCCCCCATCGGCAGCCGGGAATGGGAGTAGTATTCCGGTGGATTTAGTGGTGGCGAAAGACGGGTCGGGTAATTTTAGTAGTATCGAAGAGGCAGTGTCGGCAGCTCCGAATAGGAGTCGGACCCGGTTTGTGATATACATAAAAAGTGGAGTTTATTTTGAGAATGTGGAAGTGGAAAGGCTGAAAAgtaatattatgtttttaggaGATGGAATTGGGAAGACTATTATTAAGGCTAATAGGAATGTTGTTGATGGGTATACTACTTTCAGGTCTGCTACTCTTG CTGTTGTAGGACCTGGGTTCATAGCCAAAGGCATAACAGTAGAAAACACGGCAGGCCCAACAAAACACCAAGCAGTAGCTCTACGAAGCAATTCAGATCTTTCCGCCTTCTATCAATGCAGCTTTCTCGGCTACCAAGACACATTATACCCCCATTCCTTGCGCCAATTTTATAGAGAATGTGACATTTACGGCACAATAGACTTCGTATTTGGTAACGCAGCTGTTGTATTGCAAAACTGTAACTTGTATGCTCGAGAGCCTCTTCCGAGACAAAAAAACATCTACACAGCTCAAGGCCGAGAAGATCCTAATCAAAATACCGGAATCTCCATCTTGAACTGCAAAGTTACGGCTGCAGCTGATCTTGCGGCTAACAAAACTGCTTACAAAACGTACCTTGGAAGGCCGTGGAAGGAGTATTCCAGAACGGTTTTTATGCTGTCAAatattgatgatgttgttgATCCTGCCGGTTGGTTAGAATGGGACGGCGATTTTGCATTAAACACATTGTTTTATGGGGAATACATGAACCGAGGTCCTGGATCTAACACGAGTGCTCGTGTTTCTTGGCCAGGTTATAGAGTTATAACCAACGCTAGCGATGCAAGTAAATTTACTGTTGAGAATTTGATTTCTGGTGGCGAATGGCTTCCGTCTTATGGCATTCCTTATTATCCCAATTTGACTGAGAATTGA